GATCCGCATGACACGCTCGGCGGCGTGCGCGCTGACGCGGACTTGCGTGCGAGCGTGTCGCCAGGCGTTGTCGAGCAGGTTGCCGAGCATCTCGTCGAGATCCTGCGAGTCGCATCGCACCTCCAGATCCGGCGCGAGATCGACCAGCGGCACGATGGCGCGATCGGCGTGGATGCGCGCCATCGCCGCGATCAGGTCGTTCAGATGCGGCGGTAATGGCACCCGCGCGGCCGCCGCGCCGGGTTCGGCGGCGCGGGCGCGGCCAAGGTGGTGGCGAATCTGGCGCTCCATCCGCTCGACCTGCCCGCGCAAACGCGCGTCTCCCCCGGCGAGATCGAGCTTGAGCGTTGCAAGCGGCGTCTTCAGTCCGTGTGCTAGGTTGGCGACGTGGCCGCGCGCGCGCGCGACCGCCGCTTCGTTGGCGTCGATCAGCGCGTTGAGTTCGGCGACCAGCGGCAGCAATTCGGTCGGCTCCTCAACCGTGATGTGGCGGACGCGGCCGGCGCGGACCTCGGCGACCCGCTCGCGCACTTTGGCGAGCGGGCGCAGGCCGATCCGCAACTGCACGACCAGCGCCACCGCGAGGAACCCGCCGAGCAGCAGCACCGACAGCAATAGTGGCAGCATCGCCGCGCGGATCGGCCGATCGACGATCGCGCGCGGCCCCGCTGCCACCACCAGCGCATCGCCGCGCAGCGTCGGCAATCGCATGATCCGGTAGTGGATTCGCAGGCCCGAGGCGTCGGTGCCTTCGAGCGGATGCGGCCGTTCGCGCACGCGCTCGCGGGGCCACGGTGGACCATCGTCGCGCGGCAGCGGCAGGTCCGCGCCTCGCAGCGAGGCCGAGCGCAGCGTCCGGGCCGGGCCGATCACCTCCCACGCCCAGCCGGAACCGGGCTGATCGAACGGCGGCAGGTCGATCGCTTTGGCGGCATCGAGCGTC
This genomic stretch from Sphingomonas panacis harbors:
- a CDS encoding sensor histidine kinase, which gives rise to MRLLPRSLSGRLLATAAVTIAIALALAAAAIGHVLERFVMSGLDDRLDAQIAVVARAVGPDGTLDAAKAIDLPPFDQPGSGWAWEVIGPARTLRSASLRGADLPLPRDDGPPWPRERVRERPHPLEGTDASGLRIHYRIMRLPTLRGDALVVAAGPRAIVDRPIRAAMLPLLLSVLLLGGFLAVALVVQLRIGLRPLAKVRERVAEVRAGRVRHITVEEPTELLPLVAELNALIDANEAAVARARGHVANLAHGLKTPLATLKLDLAGGDARLRGQVERMERQIRHHLGRARAAEPGAAAARVPLPPHLNDLIAAMARIHADRAIVPLVDLAPDLEVRCDSQDLDEMLGNLLDNAWRHARTQVRVSAHAAERVMRIEIADDGPGMTPAQIAEITRGRRLDERGEGHGFGLAISRELAELHGGTLELGSSAAAGLTVVLSLPGGSA